Within the Microcoleus sp. bin38.metabat.b11b12b14.051 genome, the region ATACATTCCGCTTTCCGCCAGGGGCGAAGCAGCCACCACTGTTTGCAGTTCCCCAGTTTTGAGATTTTCCACAAACATCACGCTGCTAACCCGACACCGCGCCAATTCCGGCTGTACTTGCAATTCAATTCGACTGTAAGCCGCGTATTGGCCGTTAGTTGAAACAAGGGAAGGACTCCGATAGTAGCGGACACCTGTGCCGGCATTTGAACTCACCTTAGCGTGAGTCTCGTTAATCCATTCCCAAGGCACGGGATAGGGACTATTTAAAGGGTCAGTCATCGTTTTTTTCTAAAAGTTCTACATTATTATCTAACAAATTTAGGACTTCCACGCAGGGGACGATAAATCCGGTTTCTACCTCGATGCTGCGCCGCCCAACCCCTGATTTGGAAAAACCGGGTTTCTGTTTTAGATTAGACTTGAATGGCATTCATTCGCTCTTCTATCTTGACAATTATCTGCGTTGATCTGCGTGCATCTGCCTGACATCTGCGGTTTCTGTATCAATCAAAGATTTAGGCAATTCAAGTCTAATGTAGATTTGTCTTTCAATCTCAAATCCAAAATCTAAAATCTAAAATCTAAAATCCGATAGGTGAGATAGTATCGAAATTAATCAGGTATGTGTACCGAGAGGGAGGAACCATGACGCGATCTTTTAACGAAAAACCTTCAATCCCCCCAACTCGCGCCTCCAAGTCGCGGGGAAAAGGTTTGCTTTTACTGTCACTGATATTTCGACTGCTGCTGCTGGGCGTAGGTAGCGGTTTTGCGTGGGTGTTGGGGATGGCGATCGCCCAAATTTATCCCTCACCCGCCACAGAAATGCCGATCGCCGAGAGATTGCTGCGCGTAACTCAAAATTTGACATCCAGCCCAAAACGCGCGCCAACAACGCCAATTCCCGCGCTTCCTGCACCAACCGTTACACCAACAACTCCCCAGTCCACAATCAATCCCGCCCAGAGAGAGAAATTCCAGGGAGATTTGAGAAAATTGCAGGGCGAACTCAACGCACTAATTGGCCGCACAGCGGCTTTGGAGAGTCAGTTGGGCACCAGCCGCCCGACGGAAACTTTAGAAAAGCGGTTGCAGTTGATGTCGCAGCAATTGGCTGCAACATCAACTGCAAGCGCTTCTCCTCTGGCTTTACCCGCGCTGAGTCCGGGAAATACCAGCGTGCAGCCCCAGAATACAAGAAATCCAGTGTTTGCGGGGGATGGGCTGATGGTAACTCTCCCCAGCGATGTTTTGTTTGATACTGGTAGCATTTCTCTGCGGGCGGGAACTAATACAATTTTGGACAATTTGGTGGCCGAGTTGCGAAATGACGAGGGCGCGACGGTGCGGGTGGCGGGCCACACCGACGACGCGGGAGAAGAGGCGGACAATCGCAATGTATCGTTTGCGCGAGCTCAGGCTGTGGTGCAGTATTTGTCTGGTGTGCTCGGCAAGAAGTATCATTGGGTGGCGATCGGCTACGGGGAAAGTCACCCTTCGGTGGATAATACTTCTGATATTAATCGGCAGCGCAACCGCCGCATTGAAGTGGCAATTAGTCCTTAGTCATTTGTCATTAGTCACCGGACTTGTATAGCAGTTCTCACAAAGCAAAATTATTTGTAGGGTGTGTCGCCATCAACAATCTCTAAATTTGACAAACAATCTCAGGGCGACGCACCTGATACAATATTTGAGGAAACAAGCCTTAAACGAGTTTGGTGTTTTGGAAAATAATATCAATCAATGGTAGGGTGCATTTCACTTTGGCAAATATGTTTGTAGGGGCGAAGCATGACCGCAGTCAACCGATTTTAGATTTTAGATTTTAGATTTGAGATTGACCCCACGGATCAATGCGGGGGCTTGAGGATTTTAGATTTGAGATTTTGGATTGATTCCACGGATAAATCCGGGGGCTTGTATCACCTTTGAAATTCTTGGTCAATATGGGATTGCAACTAATAACTTATATGCGGTCATGCTTCGCCCTCTTCAAAAGTGAGATGCACCCTAATGGTAGAGGTGCGTCGCCCTGAGATTGTCGATATTGAGTTAGAAATTTTTCATAGCGACACACCCTACAACTATTAAAAACTAAAATCCTCTCCCCCTCACGCTGAAGGCGTCAAAGGCGGCAAGTCAGAATTATTTTTAGCTTGATTGATTGTTTCTCGATATTCGCTCCTCAGCTTCGG harbors:
- a CDS encoding OmpA family protein produces the protein MTRSFNEKPSIPPTRASKSRGKGLLLLSLIFRLLLLGVGSGFAWVLGMAIAQIYPSPATEMPIAERLLRVTQNLTSSPKRAPTTPIPALPAPTVTPTTPQSTINPAQREKFQGDLRKLQGELNALIGRTAALESQLGTSRPTETLEKRLQLMSQQLAATSTASASPLALPALSPGNTSVQPQNTRNPVFAGDGLMVTLPSDVLFDTGSISLRAGTNTILDNLVAELRNDEGATVRVAGHTDDAGEEADNRNVSFARAQAVVQYLSGVLGKKYHWVAIGYGESHPSVDNTSDINRQRNRRIEVAISP